In the Streptomyces sp. 3214.6 genome, AGCCGCGCCCCGAGAAGACCACCGCCGGGCCGGGGACGGACTTGCTGTCACGGACGGGGACGCCGGCGCAGCCGCGGGCGACCTCAAGGCAGTCGCCTTGACCGCCGCCGCTGTAGCTGGACTTGTACCACCCGGTGAGGATGGACGAGTCGGAGACGGTGTGCTCACTGCTGACCATGTCCGTGTTCCTCCGCTGCCGACCTGACGAGGGCCAATGACTCCTGCTGCGACAACGCGTCGCTCAGCGCAAGAGCGTAGGCGGTCTGACTGGCGGCCACCAGCGCCGGGTCGTCCATCAAGTGGCCGGTGAGAAGGCCCTCGACATAGGCCACCGGGGCGGAGTCCTCGAAGCTCATGAGCGTGAGGTAGCTCTCCATGAGCGCGTGCGCCCCGACGCCGTACGGCAGCACATGCAGGCGCAGCCGTCCGGCCTCCGCCATGTCGGCGATCTTGTGTAGTTGTTCGGCCATGACCTGTGGCCCACCGACGCAGCGCCGCAGCACGGCCTCGTCGAGCAGCGTCCAGACGACCGGCTGCAACGACCCGTCGAGGATTCGGGCACGCTTTGTTCGAATGACAACTGCTTCGTCAAGTTCCTCCGCCGTGTGGTTCGGTCGGTACGCGCGGAACAACGCACGTGCGTAACCATCGGTCTGGAAGACGCCTGGAACCAATGAGAGCGCGAACTGCTGGATCAGCGTGGCCTGTTGCTCCAGCTCGGCCACGGCCGCGAAGTGGTCGGCGTACTTGGACTCCAGGTCCTCCAGCCAGCGGACGAAGAACCCGTCGGCGCCCAGCACCCGGTCGATCCGCTGTGCGTCAGCGGGCTTCGGGAGGCGCCTGCCCGCCTCGAAGTGACTGATCAACGTGGACGAGCACACGACCTGGTCGCCCAGTTCCTCCTGCGTGAGGCCAGCAGCCGTCCGCCGCAGCCTCAACTCCTCCCCGTACTTCTCCCGTTGCGTCCGAGGTGTTCGAGGCTTGGTCATGCTCACGGCTCCCAACTTGACGAGTGCGTTGTCAACCTCCGGGCACTAGCAGCGTAGCCATCGCCGACCGCACGCTGTGAGTGATTCACAACAGAGTGAAGTCGCCGCAGGTGAAAGGAAGACTGACGGTGAGACATCTGATCGCCCGGTTCCTCAAGTCGTTCAGGAGCCGGCCCCTCTGCCCGTGCTCGTGCGCCTACGCCGCCGGCCCGACGGGCTACGGGACGGGTGAGCGCCCGCCGCCTGTTGTGTCGCGTGACGTATCGCCTGACGTGTCGTCCGCTGTCCGGGGTATCGGCGTCGGCTCCCTGTTCTGGCCTCGCGTGGGGAGTGACGGGTGAGCGCCACGGAAAACGAGGGGTCGTCCGCTCGCCTGCTGCCCTGGACGAGCCCTGACGGCAAGCCCTGTTACGTCGTGGGCGACGGAACGGGGTACGTGTGGCGCATGGCGGACGACGTCGAGTGCGTGCAACTCGGCATGGCGGACGACCTCCTCGGCCACGCCGACGCCCTCCTCGCGGAGGACCGGGCGACCGGGGCCGAACTCCGCTACCTGGCTCGGCGTCTCGTCGAGTCTCTGAGGGACGTCAGGCGGGTGGCGGAGAGTCGGGGAGGGCGGCTCGCCCGGAGGAGTGAGGACGGGGCCTCCCTCCGCCGGGTGTGAGCGGATGAGCGGCCCCGGTGGCGTGAGGCGGGGGATCAGGCAGGGAGGCGGTCCAGGAGCCAGGTGCAGAGTTCCTCGGTGATGGCCGTGTGGGCGGTGGTCGTGGACGAGCAGAGGAATTCGTCCAACTCGCTTTCGTCCGGCGGGAGTTCGTCGATGTTGGTGTACAGGTCCGGCTGGCGTTCGACGTCGCGGACGGCGACCGCGCTCACCGACGGGACGAAGCACACCTCCCCGTGCCGCAGGTCCACCGTGCCGCCGAGCTTCCGCAGCGTCTCGGCGAGGATCTCGTACGTGTGCAGCGTGCCGCCGGGCGCGCCGTCCAGCTCCGGGAAACCGCTGGTCGTGATGGTCTTTTCCGCCTTGGGAAACCTCCGGTTGAGGTAGGCGACCGTCACGTCGTCGCCCTGGGCCTGGGTGTAGAAGGTGGTGCCGGGGTAGATGCGGTCGATGCGCAGCGCGACGTCGCCGGGCGGGACATCGGGCAGACCGATCCCGTCGCCGCGACCGTTGGCCACGGCGACCCTGAGCGGGATCTGCGGCCAGCCCCCGAGCCGCTCCAGTGCGGCCAGGAAGTCCGTGCGCTCCTTGGCGACCCCGATCTTCCCGGTCTCCTTGTCGTAGTGCCGCCACAGCATCTGGCGCGCGGCCGGGCTGTCCATCTGCTTCGCGAAGTCGTTCGGGAACGGGATGAAGTACGAGAACGCCTGCACGCCGACCGGGATGGAGGCCCCCCGGTGCGGGCTGTCGTAGGAGAAGTACAGGCCGGTCCGGTGGTCCATTCGCTGGGCCTCCATCCTGGCCAGCGTGTAGCGGGTGACGATGCCGCCCATGCTGAAGCCGCCGACCACCAGCCGGGCGCCGCCGAACTGCTCGGCGGCGGCCCGCACGATCGCGGCCTCGACCGCGTGCGCGTTGTCCAGGATGGACGCGCTGCGCTCCTCGAAGCCGAGCAGGATCACGTCCCTGCCGCGCCGCCGCAGCTCGGTGACGAACGGGAAGCCGCCCTCCAGTCCCTGGTAGAGCTTGTCGAGCTCGCTGCGGCCGAGATTGAAGCCGTCGGCCATGATCACGGGCCGGACGAGACGGCCGTTGTTGCCCTCGCCGGGGAACACCCAGGCGAAGCCGTTCGGCAGCGTCCATTCCTCGTGCTCCGGTACGTCGACCGGGTGGGCGGGTTCGACGGTCAGCGGGTCGCCGAGGGTGAACGCGCCGATGTTGGGTTCGGTCGTCTCGGACATGGTCGTACTCCTCGCGGAAGAAGTGGCAGAGACGACGTCAGCATGCGGGACGAACCGGGCGAACCGCCCCTACGGTCAGGGGTGTTCACCACAACTGATGGAATATGCGCAGAAATAGTTTGATGCGTCCGGCATGTGCCATTGGCCTGTTCTCTTCGCTTACCTGTTCCTCGCCGAGCCCATGCCGAATTCCCTCCGAAAAATATCCCGCGGATCGCGCAACCCTTACCGTCCTGTGGCTGTCGTACATGGCATCAGGACTTCTGGAGGGGGATCCGGGGGGATCGCGGGGGTTCTGGTACGGAGGGGAAAAGCCGAGGGGGCCTGGTCGACGGACCAGCCCCCTCGAAGCTTCTCCGGACGCCTCGACTCAGCAGTGCGAGAGCTGCTGCTTCCAGGTGCTCGGGCCCCCGGTGTCCAGGTACCAGTCGTTGACATAACCGGTGACGACCCCGGTGTCGACCTCCATCCAGTACCGGTAGCCGTGGCCGTCCGCGTCCGGGTCGCCCGTGGTCCAGCAACTGACGCCGAGTTCCTCGCCGTTGTGCCACTGCTGCCCGGGAAGCTTGGCGGCCCCGTAGCTGGGAGCGGTGCGGATGGCCAGGTAGGAACCGGCGTTGATGCCGGTGACGTACGCGCAATTGGTTCGGTCGCCCGAGATGTAGCACTGGTGGATCGCGGCGCTCGCCGAGCCCGCTCCGGCGAGGACGGTCGAGACCGTGGCGGCGAGCACGGCTCCCGTCGCGACCGCCGCACGCAGCCGCCGCTGCGACCGTGTGGATCGCGTCGGCCGGGTCGAGTCGTTCATGTGGGCGTCCTCCCCTGGGTGGGTGTGGGTGAGAGGGCCGGTGGCACGGTCAGCACGGCGGGAGGATCTGCTTCCAGGTACCGGGTCCGCCCGTGTCCAGGTACCAGTCGTTGACATAGCCCCAGGCGCGGGCGGTGGAGACGCGCATCCAGTACCGGTAGCCGTGGCCGTCCGCGTCCGGGTCGCCGGTGGTCCAGCACTCGACCTCCAGCCACTGCCCGTTGTCGTAGCGGGCCACCGCCGTCGAGCCGTAGCGCGGCTCGGTGCGCATCACGAGGGCCGAGCCCGGGTCGATGCCGATCACCTGGGCGCAGCGGGCCGGGTCGCCCTCCCCGGCTCCGGGAC is a window encoding:
- a CDS encoding DUF397 domain-containing protein; its protein translation is MVSSEHTVSDSSILTGWYKSSYSGGGQGDCLEVARGCAGVPVRDSKSVPGPAVVFSGRGWSAFVGAVKDGSL
- a CDS encoding helix-turn-helix domain-containing protein — its product is MTKPRTPRTQREKYGEELRLRRTAAGLTQEELGDQVVCSSTLISHFEAGRRLPKPADAQRIDRVLGADGFFVRWLEDLESKYADHFAAVAELEQQATLIQQFALSLVPGVFQTDGYARALFRAYRPNHTAEELDEAVVIRTKRARILDGSLQPVVWTLLDEAVLRRCVGGPQVMAEQLHKIADMAEAGRLRLHVLPYGVGAHALMESYLTLMSFEDSAPVAYVEGLLTGHLMDDPALVAASQTAYALALSDALSQQESLALVRSAAEEHGHGQQ
- a CDS encoding esterase/lipase family protein, producing MSETTEPNIGAFTLGDPLTVEPAHPVDVPEHEEWTLPNGFAWVFPGEGNNGRLVRPVIMADGFNLGRSELDKLYQGLEGGFPFVTELRRRGRDVILLGFEERSASILDNAHAVEAAIVRAAAEQFGGARLVVGGFSMGGIVTRYTLARMEAQRMDHRTGLYFSYDSPHRGASIPVGVQAFSYFIPFPNDFAKQMDSPAARQMLWRHYDKETGKIGVAKERTDFLAALERLGGWPQIPLRVAVANGRGDGIGLPDVPPGDVALRIDRIYPGTTFYTQAQGDDVTVAYLNRRFPKAEKTITTSGFPELDGAPGGTLHTYEILAETLRKLGGTVDLRHGEVCFVPSVSAVAVRDVERQPDLYTNIDELPPDESELDEFLCSSTTTAHTAITEELCTWLLDRLPA